GCCCTGATCTTGTCAGGTCGGTGTCGCGCCCGTCACCGGGCACCGCAAACCGCACCCGGCGGGTCAGCTCAGCAGCATCACGTACTGGGCGGCCGCGAGCTGCTGGGCCTGCAGCAGGGTCGGCGCGTGCACCTCGATCGCGTAGCGGTCGGCGGGCGCCAGACAGTAGAACTCGGTGTCGCTCATCCGCCGGCACCGGCTGTCGGGCATGTTGCGCACCTGGTTCGCCGGTTGCGACATCGACTCGACCTCGGCGTCGAAGTCGGCGACGACGGCCTTGGCGCCGGCCGCGTCGCGGGTGCGGTAGACGGTGGTGGCGCCCATGGTCACCACATCGGTTCCGGTGTCGGAGAACAACGTCGACGAGCGCACCGGATCGTTCTGGAAGTGCAGCGCGCCGCGCCGCCCGAACACCGCGTTCGCGGTGAACGTGAGGTTCGGCTTCTCGGCGGGGATGGTGCGGGCCAGCAGACCGTCCGGATCGACGGAGATCTCGGCGAACTCCGACGGGTCGGTGGCGCGGAACCGGTCGATCTCCGGGCGCTGCGCCGCGACCGCCTTGCCAATCAGCGCGGTCGCGGCATCGGTGTCGTCGGTGGTCTGGGCCAGCTGCATGAACACGTACGGGCCGTGGGCGGTGAACGCGCGCACCGACTTCCAGCGCTTGCCGTCCTCGTCGTCGCTGGTGTAGACCACCGCCTGGGTGTCCGGCTGGTCCGGGATCGACACCTTCTCCCCCGGCCCTTCGGTGCCGCGCTGCCCCAGCGCGGTCTTGGCCAGGTCCTCGGCGGCGGCCGCCGCCGACGCGTCGTCGATGAACCGCAGCA
The window above is part of the Mycolicibacterium hassiacum DSM 44199 genome. Proteins encoded here:
- a CDS encoding DUF7373 family lipoprotein — encoded protein: MRHVITALLLTLLLAGCTSVVEGTARKPAGEPALPAIDFDKLDVGRFPTEPRPPLGVAGDPRKGVLIEAQRMADHVLGPWEIEPKLTKWYAFGAMALPAAEALSLIAPGPFAATAARHNFVNGFASARTDEGRTRLLNSVLRFIDDASAAAAAEDLAKTALGQRGTEGPGEKVSIPDQPDTQAVVYTSDDEDGKRWKSVRAFTAHGPYVFMQLAQTTDDTDAATALIGKAVAAQRPEIDRFRATDPSEFAEISVDPDGLLARTIPAEKPNLTFTANAVFGRRGALHFQNDPVRSSTLFSDTGTDVVTMGATTVYRTRDAAGAKAVVADFDAEVESMSQPANQVRNMPDSRCRRMSDTEFYCLAPADRYAIEVHAPTLLQAQQLAAAQYVMLLS